One genomic region from Vitis riparia cultivar Riparia Gloire de Montpellier isolate 1030 chromosome 17, EGFV_Vit.rip_1.0, whole genome shotgun sequence encodes:
- the LOC117934498 gene encoding NF-X1-type zinc finger protein NFXL1: MSFQARNDRRDRARFPNQTGRQAWVPRGSAPHAVNSHPNPSSGFNSNPNGIGGDSNFSSAPPDGPSRGGFGSRNYAARPSNQRRERVDDQEVKGPKDLNSNLPQLVQEIQEKLMKGSVECMICYDMVRRSAPIWSCSSCYSIFHLNCIKKWARAPTSSDFSVEKNQGVNWRCPGCQSVQLTASKEIRYVCFCGKRSDPPSDLYLTPHSCGEPCGKPLNREIIGSGESNEDFCPHVCVLQCHPGPCPPCKAFAPPRLCPCRKKTITTRCSDRKSVLTCGQRCDKLLECGRHRCERMCHVGACDPCQVLVNASCFCKNTVEVVLCGSMAVKGELKAEDGVFSCRWICGKELFCGNHDCDEICHPGPCGDCNLMPSRIRTCYCGKTSLQEERRSCLDPIPTCLQICGKPLPCGMHFCKDTCHAGDCAPCLVLVNQKCRCGSTSRTVECYKTTAEEKFTCEKPCGRKKNCGRHRCSERCCPLSNSGNVLSGDWDPHLCSMTCGKKLRCGQHSCENLCHSGHCPPCLETIFTDLTCACGRTSIAPPLPCGTPTPSCQYPCSVPQPCGHLSSHSCHFGDCPPCSVPIAKECIGGHVVLRNIPCGSRDIRCNKLCGKTRQCGMHACGRTCHPPPCDSSCASGSGLKSSCGQTCGAPRRDCRHTCTAPCHPSSPCPDSRCNFPVTITCSCGRISATVPCDAGGSSVGFNGDTVSEASIIQKLPVPLQPVEANGRKIPLGQRKLACDDECAKQERKRVLADAFDITPPNLDALHFGENSVVSELLADLFRRDPKWVLSVEERCKFLVLGKTRGTTSSLRVHVFCPMLKEKRDAVRLIAERWKLSVNSAGWEPKRFIVVHVTPKSKIPARVLGAKGSTPLNVLNPPVFDPLVDMDPRLVVSLLDLPRDADISALVLRFGGECELVWLNDKNALAVFSDPARAATAMRRLDHGSVYHGAVVIPQNGIAPVASQGANAWGGAAGGMAKEGRNQWKKAVVQESGWSESSWGGEDWSAGSVDLQASVWKGKESPIVASVNRWNVLEPESVSSSSTSSVKTEDSGKRVGNQSVPGLEPSPSHSNSAETEGDTSEADASEVVDDWEKAYE, from the coding sequence ATGAGTTTTCAAGCTCGAAATGATCGGAGAGATAGAGCTAGATTTCCCAACCAAACCGGTAGGCAAGCATGGGTCCCTAGAGGATCTGCCCCTCATGCTGTGAATTCACACCCGAACCCGTCATCTGGTTTCAATTCCAATCCGAACGGGATTGGTGGGGACTCAAATTTCAGTTCCGCACCACCGGATGGTCCGAGTAGGGGAGGTTTTGGGTCAAGGAATTATGCAGCTAGACCTTCTAATCAGAGAAGGGAGAGGGTGGATGATCAGGAGGTGAAGGGGCCGAAGGACTTGAATTCAAATTTGCCGCAGCTTGTGCAGGAAATCCAAGAGAAATTGATGAAGGGGAGTGTTGAATGTATGATTTGTTATGATATGGTCAGGAGATCAGCTCCCATTTGGTCTTGCTCGAGCTGTTATTCAATTTTCCATTTGAATTGTATCAAGAAATGGGCCCGGGCGCCTACCTCTAGTGATTTTTCTGTTGAGAAGAATCAGGGGGTCAACTGGCGATGCCCTGGATGTCAATCAGTGCAGCTCACAGCTTCAAAGGAGATTCGGTATGTTTGCTTCTGTGGAAAGAGGTCTGACCCGCCTTCGGATTTGTATTTGACACCTCATTCTTGTGGAGAGCCTTGTGGGAAGCCACTCAATCGAGAGATTATAGGTTCTGGTGAGAGTAATGAGGATTTTTGCCCCCATGTCTGTGTCTTGCAATGCCACCCAGGTCCATGCCCTCCGTGTAAGGCTTTTGCACCGCCTCGATTGTGCCCTTGTCGGAAGAAAACAATTACAACACGATGCTCTGATCGGAAATCTGTTCTCACTTGTGGTCAGCGTTGTGATAAACTCCTTGAATGTGGGCGTCACCGTTGTGAGCGCATGTGCCATGTTGGTGCTTGTGATCCTTGTCAGGTTCTGGTCAATGCCTCTTGCTTTTGCAAGAACACGGTGGAGGTTGTTCTTTGTGGGTCCATGGCTGTGAAGGGAGAACTAAAAGCAGAGGATGGTGTTTTCTCATGTCGTTGGATCTGTGGAAAGGAGCTTTTCTGTGGAAATCACGATTGTGATGAAATTTGTCATCCAGGGCCATGTGGGGATTGCAACTTAATGCCAAGCAGGATTAGGACATGCTATTGCGGTAAAACATCATTGCAGGAGGAACGGCGTAGCTGTTTGGACCCAATTCCAACCTGTCTTCAGATCTGTGGCAAGCCCCTCCCTTGTGGAATGCACTTCTGTAAGGACACATGCCATGCTGGGGATTGTGCACCATGTTTGGTGCTTGTCAATCAAAAATGCCGTTGTGGATCAACATCTCGAACTGTAGAATGCTACAAAACCACGGCGGAGGAGAAATTTACCTGTGAGAAGCCTTGTGGGCGGAAGAAGAACTGTGGAAGGCACCGTTGTAGTGAACGGTGCTGTCCTCTCTCTAATTCTGGCAATGTTCTCTCTGGTGATTGGGATCCGCACTTATGTTCAATGACATGTGGAAAGAAACTAAGGTGTGGACAGCACTCTTGTGAAAATCTTTGCCATAGTGGCCATTGCCCTCCTTGCCTTGAAACAATCTTTACTGATTTAACATGTGCATGTGGGAGAACTTCAATCGCTCCTCCATTGCCTTGTGGTACCCCCACTCCATCATGTCAGTACCCATGCTCAGTTCCTCAGCCATGTGGTCATTTATCTTCTCACAGCTGCCACTTTGGAGACTGCCCACCTTGTTCAGTTCCTATAGCCAAGGAGTGCATTGGTGGACATGTGGTTCTCAGGAACATCCCTTGTGGGTCAAGGGATATTAGATGTAACAAGCTTTGCGGCAAGACCAGGCAATGTGGTATGCATGCTTGTGGGAGAACTTGTCACCCTCCTCCTTGTGATTCTTCCTGTGCATCTGGCTCTGGTTTGAAGTCTTCATGTGGCCAGACATGTGGTGCTCCGAGGAGAGATTGCAGGCATACATGCACTGCCCCTTGTCACCCTTCATCTCCTTGTCCTGATTCAAGATGTAATTTCCCTGTCACAATCACCTGTTCTTGTGGCCGAATAAGTGCAACTGTTCCTTGTGATGCTGGAGGCAGCAGTGTGGGGTTTAATGGTGATACAGTCTCTGAAGCTTCCATTATCCAAAAGTTGCCAGTACCACTTCAACCTGTGGAAGCAAATGGCAGGAAAATTCCTCTTGGACAGAGGAAGCTTGCCTGTGATGATGAATGTGCAAAACAGGAACGGAAACGAGTTCTTGCAGATGCTTTTGATATCACCCCCCCAAACTTGGATGCCCTTCATTTTGGTGAGAATTCTGTTGTTTCTGAATTGCTTGCAGATCTTTTTAGGCGTGATCCAAAGTGGGTGTTGTCTGTGGAAGAAAGATGCAAGTTTTTGGTCCTAGGGAAAACCAGAGGAACTACCAGTAGTCTTAGGGTTCACGTTTTCTGTCCAATGCTGAAGGAAAAGAGAGATGCTGTAAGGCTGATAGCTGAGAGGTGGAAGCTTTCAGTTAATTCTGCTGGGTGGGAGCCAAAGCGTTTTATTGTTGTTCATGTTACGCCCAAATCCAAAATCCCAGCTCGTGTGCTTGGTGCTAAGGGTTCCACCCCCTTAAATGTGTTAAATCCTCCGGTTTTTGATCCATTGGTAGATATGGATCCCAGGCTTGTTGTTTCTTTACTTGATTTGCCAAGGGACGCAGATATAAGTGCATTGGTTCTGAGGTTTGGTGGGGAGTGTGAACTAGTTTGGTTGAATGACAAGAATGCGCTGGCCGTGTTTAGTGATCCAGCCCGAGCAGCAACTGCGATGAGGAGGTTAGATCATGGATCAGTGTATCATGGTGCTGTTGTGATCCCTCAAAATGGCATTGCACCAGTGGCTTCACAAGGTGCCAATGCCTGGGGAGGAGCAGCAGGGGGAATGGCCAAGGAGGGCCGTAAtcaatggaagaaggcagtggTTCAGGAGTCTGGTTGGAGTGAGAGTTCCTGGGGTGGTGAAGACTGGTCAGCTGGTTCTGTGGATCTGCAGGCATCTGTTTGGAAAGGGAAGGAATCCCCCATTGTTGCTTCTGTAAACCGATGGAATGTTTTAGAGCCTGAATCGGTTTCAAGCTCATCTACCTCTTCTGTCAAAACCGAGGATTCCGGAAAAAGAGTGGGAAATCAATCTGTGCCCGGTTTGGAACCAAGTCCAAGTCATTCAAATTCAGCAGAGACAGAAGGAGATACAAGCGAAGCAGATGCATCAGAAGTAGTAGATGACTGGGAAAAGGCTTATGAATGA